In one Terriglobia bacterium genomic region, the following are encoded:
- a CDS encoding GWxTD domain-containing protein translates to MKQVYKELGEAYKHWLDEDVVYIISPDERRAFLQLSTNEEREQFIEQFWLRRSSNPDLPDNDFKEEHYRRIAYANEHFASGIPGWKTDRGRIYIIWGPADEVQSHPTGGTYDRPAAEGGGTTSTYPWETWRYRHLDGIGEDIELEFVDPSGSGEYHLTMDPSEKDALLHVPGAGLTQMEAMGMASKTDRFTRSDGTNMGTPLGGSQPAKYNEFTRLELYTNIQRPPAVKFKDLEALVTSRIVRDQIHFNWRTDYLKVTSESVLVPVTIQIPNTQLSFKDKDGVHSATLNIFGRVSTLTGRVVQTFEDSVSRDFPDSLFQQSIKLSSIYQKAVPLRPGLYRLDLVIKDVQSGNIGVVNSRLAVPRYEDDKIQASSLILADQIEHVPAKQIGTGQFVLGSSKVRPRLEADFTVNDKLGIYLQVYNLKVDEKTHKPSGTVQYLVRKGDQQMLEFKETTQEMKQSGDQMTIERLLPLSTLAPGKYTLEIHATDQLANQTISRSAEFTVKAAPETKAAANTTPGR, encoded by the coding sequence ATGAAGCAGGTGTACAAGGAGCTGGGCGAGGCTTACAAGCACTGGCTCGACGAAGACGTCGTGTACATCATCTCGCCGGACGAGCGCAGAGCGTTTCTGCAGCTTTCCACCAACGAAGAGCGCGAGCAGTTCATCGAGCAGTTCTGGCTGCGCCGCAGCAGCAATCCGGATCTGCCGGACAACGATTTCAAGGAAGAGCATTACCGGCGCATCGCCTACGCCAACGAACATTTCGCTTCGGGAATCCCGGGGTGGAAGACCGACCGCGGGCGCATCTATATCATCTGGGGCCCGGCGGACGAAGTGCAGTCGCACCCGACGGGGGGCACGTACGACCGGCCGGCAGCCGAAGGCGGGGGAACGACATCGACCTATCCGTGGGAGACGTGGCGCTACCGGCACCTGGACGGGATCGGCGAGGACATCGAACTGGAGTTCGTGGACCCCTCGGGCTCGGGGGAATATCACCTGACGATGGACCCCTCGGAAAAAGACGCGCTGCTGCACGTGCCGGGCGCGGGGTTGACGCAAATGGAAGCGATGGGCATGGCCTCGAAGACGGACCGCTTCACGCGCTCGGACGGCACGAACATGGGGACGCCGCTGGGCGGGTCGCAGCCGGCGAAGTACAACGAATTCACGCGCCTGGAACTGTATACGAATATCCAGCGGCCACCGGCGGTAAAGTTCAAGGACCTGGAGGCGCTGGTGACGTCGCGCATCGTGCGCGATCAGATCCACTTCAACTGGCGCACGGACTACCTGAAGGTGACCAGCGAATCGGTGCTGGTGCCGGTGACCATCCAGATTCCCAACACGCAGCTCTCCTTCAAAGACAAGGACGGGGTGCATTCCGCGACGCTGAACATTTTCGGGCGGGTGAGCACGCTGACGGGGCGCGTGGTGCAGACCTTCGAGGATTCCGTGAGCCGCGATTTTCCGGATTCGCTGTTCCAGCAGTCGATCAAGCTCTCCTCGATCTACCAGAAGGCGGTGCCGCTGCGTCCCGGGCTGTACCGGCTGGACCTGGTGATCAAGGACGTGCAGAGCGGCAACATCGGGGTGGTGAATTCGCGCCTGGCCGTGCCGCGCTACGAGGACGACAAGATTCAGGCGAGCTCGCTGATCCTCGCGGACCAGATCGAGCACGTGCCGGCGAAGCAGATCGGCACGGGGCAGTTTGTGCTGGGTTCATCGAAGGTGCGGCCGCGCCTGGAGGCGGACTTCACGGTGAACGACAAGCTGGGCATCTACCTGCAGGTATACAACCTGAAGGTGGACGAAAAGACGCATAAGCCCAGCGGCACGGTGCAGTACCTGGTGCGCAAGGGCGACCAGCAGATGCTGGAGTTCAAAGAGACCACGCAAGAGATGAAGCAAAGCGGCGACCAGATGACCATCGAGCGGCTGCTGCCATTGAGCACGCTGGCGCCGGGCAAGTATACCCTGGAGATTCACGCTACGGACCAACTGGCGAATCAGACCATTTCCCGGTCGGCGGAGTTTACGGTGAAAGCCGCGCCGGAAACCAAGGCGGCGGCGAACACGACTCCGGGGAGGTAA
- a CDS encoding energy transducer TonB — translation MSGKLGRVLLVTLICLWNWASGDAWGEKVCLCQFVAPRYSPIARAARIQGTVRLTVDVGPQGEPVSVSVVEGDPILAEAAAQALRNWKFCPPPEARENQHLTITVQFKLDGKSTNDWAPTDVTFRPPATVEVVAPPAIGQVAPPDVVIPKP, via the coding sequence ATGAGTGGCAAACTTGGCAGAGTGCTCCTAGTCACGCTCATCTGCTTGTGGAACTGGGCTTCCGGCGACGCCTGGGGAGAGAAGGTGTGCCTATGCCAGTTTGTGGCACCAAGGTATTCTCCGATAGCTCGCGCGGCACGGATTCAAGGCACCGTCAGGCTGACGGTGGATGTCGGCCCACAGGGGGAGCCCGTAAGTGTTAGTGTCGTCGAAGGGGACCCGATATTGGCCGAGGCTGCCGCACAGGCTCTTAGGAATTGGAAATTCTGCCCTCCCCCGGAAGCACGAGAGAATCAGCATTTGACCATCACGGTTCAATTTAAGCTAGACGGAAAAAGCACCAACGATTGGGCACCTACAGATGTGACCTTTCGTCCGCCTGCCACAGTGGAGGTGGTGGCTCCGCCTGCTATAGGACAGGTCGCGCCTCCGGATGTCGTGATTCCGAAGCCTTGA
- a CDS encoding RHS repeat-associated core domain-containing protein: protein MRFCLSPGSAAAQTFTYDPFGNLNKSGSPNSFLPTYSPSTNRMTSLPGNFTPTYDANGNVTNDSSHIYTWDADGNSVTLDSVGLTFDAFDRMVEQNRSGVYTQIVYAPTGEKLALMNGQTLQKAFVPLPGGGSAVYTSTGLSYYRHPDWLGSSRLASTPTRTVYSTTAYAPFGEPYAQSGTADLSFTGQNQDTAGGSYDFLAREYAIQGRWPSPDPMGGNIGNPQSLNRYAYVMNNPLALVDPLGLASCTRDDTCDDKYDRYHQFSDAVGTGNCLLNFMPAPCQVANYYLQTGLGYIDFGPDWKFKGNLAYGTNCYVGVIVDAAFCLGDYPTPNPGGQGSTLWLQTKVFFQAWGREMKKETFQPGGCAYLFGTTFVGGGEAAGPGPVDVGKAATDSMKIGYVAEKGLAVPMRSSIFRSITRLGEMFDGLAAADFFVTSVESTVTEIKAAVSGECK from the coding sequence GTGCGGTTTTGTCTTTCACCCGGCAGCGCTGCAGCGCAAACATTCACTTACGATCCCTTCGGCAATCTCAACAAATCCGGCAGCCCCAACAGCTTCCTGCCCACTTATTCGCCATCCACCAATCGCATGACCTCCCTCCCTGGAAATTTCACCCCGACCTACGACGCTAACGGGAACGTCACTAACGACAGCAGTCACATCTACACCTGGGACGCGGACGGCAATTCTGTCACGCTTGACAGCGTCGGATTGACCTTCGATGCCTTCGACCGCATGGTGGAACAGAACCGCTCCGGCGTCTATACTCAGATCGTCTATGCCCCCACGGGAGAAAAGCTGGCGCTGATGAATGGCCAGACGTTGCAGAAGGCTTTCGTGCCCCTGCCCGGCGGCGGCTCCGCTGTGTACACCAGCACGGGCCTCAGCTACTACCGCCATCCCGATTGGCTGGGGAGTTCGCGCTTGGCCTCGACGCCCACACGCACGGTCTATTCCACCACAGCCTACGCGCCGTTTGGCGAGCCCTATGCACAGTCCGGCACCGCCGACCTTTCCTTCACCGGCCAGAACCAGGACACCGCTGGCGGCTCCTACGACTTCCTCGCCCGCGAATACGCCATCCAGGGCCGCTGGCCGTCGCCCGATCCAATGGGAGGCAATATCGGGAATCCACAGTCCTTGAATCGCTATGCGTATGTGATGAATAATCCGCTCGCACTGGTTGATCCGTTGGGGCTGGCGTCTTGCACGCGTGATGACACCTGCGACGATAAGTATGACCGCTACCACCAATTCAGTGACGCGGTTGGCACCGGGAATTGTCTCCTGAACTTCATGCCCGCCCCCTGCCAGGTGGCCAATTATTATCTACAGACTGGATTAGGCTACATAGACTTCGGACCTGATTGGAAGTTCAAAGGCAACCTTGCCTACGGAACCAATTGCTATGTCGGCGTCATTGTGGATGCGGCATTTTGTTTAGGTGATTATCCGACTCCTAATCCGGGTGGGCAGGGCAGTACTCTTTGGTTGCAAACGAAGGTTTTCTTCCAAGCATGGGGAAGAGAAATGAAAAAGGAAACGTTCCAGCCTGGTGGATGTGCCTATTTGTTCGGCACGACATTCGTTGGAGGAGGGGAGGCAGCAGGTCCTGGACCAGTCGACGTAGGGAAGGCAGCTACGGACAGCATGAAGATTGGCTACGTTGCGGAGAAAGGTTTAGCGGTGCCAATGAGATCCTCCATTTTTAGGAGTATCACCCGATTGGGGGAGATGTTCGATGGACTTGCAGCGGCAGATTTCTTTGTTACTTCTGTAGAATCAACAGTAACCGAGATAAAGGCTGCAGTCTCTGGTGAGTGCAAATGA
- a CDS encoding PCYCGC domain-containing protein produces MRVMRTFLGGTILLASGLGLLLLPPGAASGSPQEPGAVPAHHRQPPQGPLPATLSPAQFNDPVVKNAYAAAARIKKTLYQQPCYCHCDRSVGHGSLLDCYVSQHASGCDICIRETFYASEQQRKGKTAAQIRAGIIHGDWERMDISRYDTYPPAK; encoded by the coding sequence ATGCGTGTGATGCGAACTTTCCTCGGCGGTACGATCCTGCTGGCGTCCGGGCTGGGGCTGTTGCTCCTGCCGCCAGGCGCCGCCTCCGGCTCCCCGCAGGAGCCCGGCGCCGTGCCCGCGCATCACCGCCAGCCGCCCCAGGGCCCGCTCCCGGCCACGCTCAGCCCCGCGCAGTTCAACGATCCGGTGGTGAAAAACGCTTACGCCGCCGCCGCGCGCATCAAGAAAACCCTCTACCAGCAGCCCTGCTATTGCCACTGCGACCGCAGCGTCGGCCACGGCAGCCTGCTCGATTGCTACGTCTCCCAGCACGCTTCCGGCTGCGACATCTGCATACGCGAAACTTTTTACGCCTCCGAGCAGCAGCGCAAGGGCAAGACTGCGGCGCAGATCCGCGCCGGCATCATCCACGGTGACTGGGAAAGAATGGACATCTCCCGCTACGATACCTATCCCCCCGCCAAATAA
- a CDS encoding cupin domain-containing protein — protein MSAPAVLKYLKWDDIKREHLNPLIDRQMIVGDKMMMARVLLKKGAHVPLHQHHNEQLTYILEGALKFAIDGKEIVVHAGEVLAIPPNMPHEAWAVEETVDLDIFMPPREDWLSGTDAYLRGGR, from the coding sequence ATGAGCGCACCGGCCGTGCTGAAGTACCTCAAGTGGGACGACATCAAGCGTGAGCACCTAAATCCCCTGATCGACCGGCAGATGATCGTCGGCGACAAGATGATGATGGCGCGCGTGCTGCTGAAGAAGGGCGCGCACGTGCCGCTGCATCAGCACCACAACGAGCAGCTCACCTACATCCTGGAGGGCGCGCTGAAGTTCGCCATCGACGGCAAGGAGATCGTGGTGCACGCCGGCGAGGTGCTGGCCATTCCCCCGAACATGCCGCACGAGGCCTGGGCCGTGGAAGAGACCGTGGACCTGGACATCTTCATGCCCCCGCGCGAGGACTGGCTGAGCGGCACGGACGCCTACCTGCGCGGCGGCCGCTGA
- a CDS encoding amidohydrolase family protein, protein MKQMIHLLLCAVLFFAAASPAVAQAKPFAGPDMPVIYERLLKKIDQIPIYDNHSHATFPDDMDMDAMASPPEESTVLRLRDTNPEFVAAAKALFGYPYDDFKPAHAQWLIDKKKAWEKEGGTAYFDSILDKVGVQICLANRVALAPYLDPKRFHWVFFVDSFLYPFDNRDQAGKNGDMGVYIPLQEKMLQRYRKQENVAALPADLAGYEEFVRRTVAENQKRGGVAMKFEAAYFRSLHFEDPPREQAAQIYARYRTGGVPAAKEYTLFQDYIFRVLLDEAGKLKLPVHFHSAVGIGDYFSLRQGHPLNLENVLRDPRYKNVNFVLIHGGYPYTLDMIWLTAAKNVYTDSSLMGYYVYPSELKTILKQWISLYPEKIMFASDAFPFNDAVGAEETFWLAVRSARTALAAALAELVSEGAITETRALELAHLYLHDNAAKLYGDLK, encoded by the coding sequence ATGAAACAAATGATTCACCTGCTGCTGTGCGCAGTTCTCTTCTTCGCTGCTGCCTCCCCGGCCGTGGCACAAGCCAAACCTTTCGCGGGCCCGGACATGCCGGTGATCTACGAGCGCCTGCTCAAGAAGATCGACCAGATTCCCATTTACGACAACCATTCGCACGCCACCTTCCCCGACGACATGGACATGGACGCCATGGCCTCGCCGCCGGAGGAAAGCACGGTGCTGCGCCTGCGTGACACCAATCCGGAATTTGTGGCGGCGGCCAAAGCGCTCTTCGGCTACCCCTACGACGATTTCAAGCCCGCGCATGCCCAATGGCTGATCGACAAGAAGAAGGCCTGGGAGAAGGAAGGCGGCACGGCCTACTTCGACAGCATCCTGGACAAGGTGGGCGTGCAAATCTGCCTGGCCAATCGCGTGGCGCTGGCTCCCTATCTCGATCCCAAGCGCTTCCACTGGGTCTTCTTCGTGGATTCCTTCCTCTATCCCTTCGATAACCGCGACCAGGCCGGGAAGAATGGCGACATGGGCGTGTACATCCCGCTGCAGGAGAAGATGCTGCAGCGCTACAGGAAGCAGGAGAACGTCGCGGCGCTGCCCGCGGATCTCGCCGGCTATGAGGAGTTCGTGCGGCGCACGGTGGCGGAGAACCAGAAGCGCGGCGGCGTGGCCATGAAGTTCGAAGCCGCCTATTTCCGCTCGCTGCATTTCGAGGACCCGCCGCGCGAGCAGGCCGCGCAGATCTATGCGCGCTACCGGACGGGCGGGGTGCCCGCGGCCAAGGAGTACACGCTTTTTCAGGACTACATTTTCCGCGTGCTGCTGGACGAAGCCGGGAAATTGAAATTGCCGGTGCACTTCCACAGCGCGGTAGGCATCGGCGATTACTTCAGCCTGCGCCAGGGGCATCCGCTGAACCTGGAAAACGTGCTGCGCGACCCGCGCTACAAGAACGTGAACTTCGTGCTCATCCACGGCGGGTATCCCTACACGCTGGACATGATCTGGCTGACCGCGGCCAAGAACGTGTATACCGACTCCTCGCTGATGGGCTACTACGTCTACCCCTCGGAGCTGAAAACGATTCTGAAGCAGTGGATCTCGCTCTACCCGGAGAAGATCATGTTCGCTTCGGACGCCTTTCCGTTCAACGACGCCGTGGGCGCGGAGGAAACCTTCTGGCTGGCGGTGCGCTCGGCGCGCACCGCGCTGGCCGCGGCGCTGGCGGAGCTGGTGAGCGAAGGCGCCATTACGGAAACACGCGCGCTGGAACTGGCGCATCTGTACCTGCACGACAACGCAGCGAAACTCTATGGAGACCTGAAATGA
- a CDS encoding aminotransferase class I/II-fold pyridoxal phosphate-dependent enzyme yields MRHIASRISQLTGEGALAVYTRAKELERQGRSIIHLELGEPDFHPAAPVVDAVRAAVAAGRDRYCSTRGVPALREAVADYLGRTRRLQVTPQEVLVAPGCKMALALAMMALIEPGDEVLYPDPSFPIYPSFTRGLDATPVAFHLIEKNRFQPDLAEIAGKITAKTRLLIFNSPNNPTGTVYSDAALAGIAELAARHDLWVIADEIYARILFRGEYRSIASLPGMAERTVIIDGFSKSFAMTGWRLGYAVAPVAVVDALDMLVLNTFTCAAEFTQVAAIEALRDPSNAVDAMVAEYRKRRDLFVAGLNRIPGFRCLAPDGAFYAWVNVADTGLAAEQVAALLLEEGGVAGIAGAAFGAGGAEYLRFSLVSARNLLEEALERIERVSARWRAAVAR; encoded by the coding sequence ATGAGACACATCGCCTCACGCATTTCCCAACTGACCGGAGAGGGCGCACTGGCCGTCTATACGCGCGCCAAGGAACTGGAGCGGCAGGGCCGCTCGATCATTCATCTCGAGCTGGGCGAGCCGGATTTTCATCCGGCGGCCCCGGTGGTGGACGCGGTGCGCGCCGCCGTGGCCGCGGGCCGCGACCGCTACTGCTCGACGCGCGGCGTGCCGGCGCTGCGCGAAGCCGTGGCCGACTATCTGGGGCGGACGCGGCGGCTGCAGGTGACGCCGCAGGAGGTGCTCGTCGCTCCCGGCTGCAAGATGGCCCTGGCGCTGGCGATGATGGCGCTGATTGAGCCGGGCGACGAAGTGCTCTACCCCGATCCGAGCTTCCCGATCTATCCGTCGTTCACGCGGGGCCTGGACGCGACGCCGGTGGCGTTTCACCTGATCGAGAAGAACCGCTTTCAGCCGGATCTCGCGGAAATCGCCGGGAAAATCACGGCGAAAACGCGCCTGCTGATCTTCAATTCGCCGAATAATCCCACCGGAACGGTGTACAGCGATGCCGCGCTCGCGGGAATCGCGGAGCTGGCGGCGCGGCACGACCTGTGGGTGATCGCCGATGAAATTTACGCGCGGATTCTCTTCCGCGGGGAGTATCGCTCGATCGCGTCGCTGCCGGGGATGGCCGAGCGCACGGTGATCATCGACGGATTCTCGAAGAGCTTCGCGATGACCGGCTGGCGGCTGGGCTACGCGGTAGCCCCGGTGGCGGTGGTGGACGCGCTGGACATGCTGGTGCTGAACACGTTTACGTGCGCGGCGGAGTTCACGCAGGTGGCGGCCATCGAGGCGCTGCGCGACCCGAGCAACGCCGTGGACGCCATGGTCGCGGAGTACCGCAAGCGGCGCGACCTCTTCGTGGCCGGACTCAACCGCATCCCGGGCTTCCGCTGTCTCGCGCCCGACGGCGCGTTTTACGCCTGGGTGAATGTCGCGGACACTGGGCTCGCGGCCGAGCAGGTGGCGGCGCTGCTGCTGGAAGAGGGCGGCGTGGCGGGGATTGCCGGAGCGGCGTTTGGCGCCGGGGGCGCGGAGTACCTGCGCTTTTCGCTGGTGAGCGCGCGGAATCTGCTGGAGGAAGCGCTGGAGCGGATCGAACGCGTCTCCGCGCGCTGGCGCGCCGCAGTGGCGCGGTAG